The Rattus rattus isolate New Zealand chromosome X, Rrattus_CSIRO_v1, whole genome shotgun sequence genome has a window encoding:
- the LOC116888565 gene encoding protein PRRC2C-like: MMATTGKMSEMELKAFGSGTDIKPGTPPIGGRSTTPTSSPFRATSTSPNSQSSKMNSIVYQKQFQSAPATVRMVQPFPAQFAPQKRAVGKGLSHKTFGPRCWQSREQRFFGPHSGSSLSSNRANG, translated from the coding sequence ATGATGGCAACCACAGGAAAAATGTCTGAAATGGAACTAAAAGCCTTTGGGAGTGGCACTGATATCAAACCAGGAACACCACCAATTGGTGGTCGAAGCACCACGCCAACATCTAGTCCATTCAGGGCTACATCAACAAGTCCAAACAGCCAGTCTAGCAAAATGAACAGCATTGTTTATCAGAAACAGTTCCAGTCAGCCCCTGCCACAGTGAGAATGGTACAGCCGTTTCCTGCACAGTTTGCACCCCAGAAGAGAGCTGTGGGAAAAGGACTCAGCCACAAGACATTTGGTCCTAGGTGTTGgcaaagcagagagcagaggttctTCGGTCCACACAGCGGTTCTTCTCTGAGCAGCAACAGAGCAAACGGATAG
- the LOC116888566 gene encoding 60S ribosomal protein L32-like — MAALRPLVKPKIVKKRTKMFIRHQKPRGIDNRVRRTFKGQMLMPNIGYGSNKKTKHMLPSGFRKFLVHNVKELEVLLMCSKSYCAEIAHNVSSKNRKAILERAAQLSIRVTNPNDRLRSKENE, encoded by the coding sequence ATGGCTGCCCTTCGGCCTCTAGTGAAGCCCAAGATCGTCAAAAAGAGGACCAAGATGTTCATCAGGCACCAGAAACCCAGAGGCATTGACAACAGGGTGCGGAGAACATTCAAGGGCCAGATGCTGATGCCCAACATTGGTTACGGGAGTAACAAGAAAACCAAGCACATGCTGCCTAGCGGCTTCCGGAAGTTTCTGGTCCACAATGTCAAGGAGCTGGAAGTGCTGCTGATGTGCAGCAAATCTTACTGTGCTGAGATTGCTCACAATGTGTCCTCTAAGAACCGAAAAGCCATCTTAGAAAGAGCAGCACAGCTGTCCATCAGAGTCACCAATCCCAACGACAGGCTACGCAGCAAAGAGAATGAATAG